TACCGGGACGGGACCGGTGGCTGACACCGCACGACTGGGCGGACGGGGACGCGCACCGGCGACGCCAGAGGCAGCCGGTACCTCCCGGGGCGATGGGGACTCCCTGTTCCGCAACGCCTATGCCCTGATGTTGTCGACCGGTGTATCGGCCGCGCTCGGGCTCGGCTTCTGGCTGGTGGCCGCGCGGTACTACACCGAGGAGGCGGTCGGCCAGGGCTCCGCCGCGATCGCCGCCATGCGGTTGCTCGCATCGGTCACCGCCACCACGATGATCGGCGCGGTGGTGCGCTACGTGCCGAGGGCCGGGCGGGCCACCGCAGGACTGGTCTGGCGTGTGTACACGGCCAGTTCCGCCGTGGTGTGCCTGGTGTGCGCGGGCTTCCTGCTCACGCTCGACCTGTGGGGACCCTCGTATGCGCCCCTGCACGGTCCGGCCGCAGGGCTGGTCTTCACCGCCGCATGTGTGGCCTGGGCGCTGCTGACCCTCCAGGACGGGGTGCTCACCGGGCTGCGCAAGGCGGTCTGGGTGCCCGTGGGCAACGCCGTGTTCTCGCTCGGCAAGCTGCTGCTGCTCGTCGCGTTCGCCACCGCCCTGCCGGTGCTCGGGGTCTTCGTGTCCTGGGCGGCGGCCATCGCGCTGTCCGTACTGCCGCTGGGCTGGCTGGTGTTCGGCCGGCTCATTCCGTGCCAGGCGGCTGCCGACCACGACCGCGAGCCGCCTCGGCTGCGGGACATCGGGCGGTTCCTGGCCGGGGACTCGGTCGGTGCGCTGTTCTCGCTGGCGGTGATCAACCTCGTACCGGTGATGGTCGCCGTGCGGTTCGACGCGGCGCACAACGGCTTCTTCTACATCGCCTACACCGTCGGCGGCACCATGGAGTTCATGGCCATCAACATGGCCTCATCGCTGACCGCGCACGCCTCGCACAGCCCGGAGGGCCTGGCCGACGGCGTACGCGGGGCACTGCGCAGAATGACGCTGCTGCTGGTGCCCGTGGTGCTGGTCCTGGTGGTGTTCGCCCCGCGGATCCTCGCACCGTTCGGCCCGGACTACGCCGAGCACGGCACCCTGGTGCTGCGGCTATTGGCCGCAGCCGCGCTGCCGCGGGTCGTGGTCGAGCTCTACATAGGGGTGCTGCGGGTCCAGGGGCGTACGGGCGCCCTGGCGGTGCTCCAGGGAGCGATGTGCGTGTCGGTGCTGGGCAGCACGGCGGTGCTGCTCGGACCGCTGGGCATCTCGGGCGCGGGCCTCGCGGTGCTGCTGTCGATGACAGCCGTGGCCCTGGCCGCGGCGCCGGGCGTCAGAGCCGCCCTGGCGGGCCGCCCACCCCGTCGGCGTGTGTGGCGCTGGCGGTCGGGGGGTCGGCGTACCGGTGCCTCCTGTCCAGGCGGACGGCGGACGGAAGGCGTCAGCGGGTCGGGACGGGCTGTCTGAAGTAGGGGTCGCGCCCGGCGATCCGGTAGCCGTCCAGGCCGGGGCCGCTGTCGACCGTGAGGTCGCAACCCGCTCCCGGCACCGCGCGGTTCCAGTGCACCAGCGCCCGCACCCGGGGCAGGCTCGGAGCGACCTGGGGGATACGGGCGTACCAGTCGCGCTGGCGCTGCGGCAGGACCGGATCGGGCGCGGTGGCGAACTCCGCGAGCATCAGCGGCTTGCGGTCGGAGATGTGCGCACGCAGCCAGTCGTAGGAAGGACGCTGACTGCGTTCGAAGTCCAGCCAGTTCGGGGATCTGTGGCAGAGGTAGTAGTTGTACTGGTCCATGCCGATCCAGTCCACGTAGTCATCACCCGGGTACAGCCGTTTCATCAGCTCGGCGTTGCCGAGGTAGCCGGAGACGGTCCACACCCACACCACGTTGTCGACGCCGAGCCGGCGGAAGCGGTCGTGGATGTGGCGGTAGGCGGCGACGAACTCCTCAGGGCTGCCCGCGCCCTCCTTGATGCGGAAGTCGGCCTCCTGGTCGAAGGAGAAGAACAGGCGCTTCCCGTAGGCCTTCAGGCGGCGCGCCTGGGGGTCGATGATGTCGCGGTCGTACGCGCCCGATGCGATGTTCTTCCAGCCCAGCTGGGTCTCCGTCCAGTTGGCGTGGTGCGGCTCGGTCCAGACCGTGGACTCCCAGGCCAGCATCAGCAACCGGTCGCGGCCCAGTTCCTGTTCGTCGGCGGTGAGCAGTCGGCCGTCCAACGGGGTGCGGGACATGTCGTGGTAGTTGTAGACGAGATCGAGCCTGCGGCCGATCTTCGCTTCGAACGCGTACACCGCCTCGGTGAGGGAGCCGCTGGGCGCGTACGGGATGTAGGCGCCCCACCAAGCCCCGCAGCGCGGCTCCAGCTTCTCGGTGGGCGCGCAGGAGCCATCGGGGAACGCGCCGGATGCCGCGTTGCCGGGCAGCGCATGGCCACCCGGGGAGCCCGGATCGTCCTCCCTTCCGTCGCCATGGGCGATCCACACCCCGAGACCGGCGAGCAGTGCGCCGATGGTGGCGAGGACGACGGCGTAGGCACTCCGCGTCGTCCGCGTGGCCCTCGTGCCCCTGGGGTGTGCGGGGTGGGTTCCCGTCATCCGCCGCTCCCGGGCTCGGGGTCCGACGCGGGACGGGTCCGCTCGACCGCTCCCCGGGTGGCCGCGGGCAGCGGCAGTCCCGGCAGGGCGGCGGCGAGCGTGGCGAAGCAGGCGAGCGACACCAGGAATGCGGTGGCCGAAAAGGCCTGGACGAGCAGCAGCGAGGTGGCCGTGAGCGCACCCAGCGAGAGGCTGACCGGGGCGGCCAGCGCGAGCGCCTCAAGCCGGGCCCCCGGCCGCAGTCCGCCACCGTCCGGCTGCGGGTACAGCAGGGCGAGTCCCGGGCCCATGACCGTGAATGCGAGCACCGGGAGCCAGCGCAGCGGGGACCCGCCGGGCAGCGCGGTCGCTCCGAGGGCGATCCAGCCGGATGCGGCCAGGGCGGTTCTGAACCCGATGTGTCCCGGCTTCATGGTGTGCATGACCCGCATAACCCGCATGACGATCTCCCTGTCACGGTCACCGGCTGCTGTACCGGAGGACGAGCCCGTGCTCGCTCTCCTCCACGATCCGGAAGAGCGGGGACGCCGTGAGCGCCGCCTTCAGCGCCGTGAACCCGCCGGGCGGCAGATATCCCTCACCCGTCACGGCCTTCTCCTGGGTCGGTGTGAGGATCACGTACGCCGACCGCCCCTCGGGTATCCCACGGGCCAGGTAGCCCGCCGGGTCCTTGAGCATCCGCAGATTCTCCGGGATGTCCTGCTCGGTGAAGAACCAGCGCTCATAGTGGTCGTAGCGGTGGTACGCACCGGGGAACGAGCCGGTCGTGGCGAGGATCAGCGCTCCCTCCGGCGCGCGGTCGTAGGCCCGTCGGGTCAGGGCGAGCTCCGCGGGCGGCGCGTAGTGCATGCCTTCCTTGCCGTAGTACGAGGGCAGGAAGCCGGCCGACAGGGCGATGAGCACCACAGGCAGGGCGGGCAGCGCGATCCTCCGGGCCACGGTCAGGGCGCGGCGGCGGCCGGCCGCCGCCGGGACGAGCGCGGCGGCGGCGAAGAACGCGGTGCCGGGAAGCCCGAAGAGATACACCCTGAAGAGCATTTCGCCGCCGTAGTCGTTGACCGCGAACATCGGCACCGGCGCCGCCGCGGCCAGCAGCAGCGGCAGCGCGCTCCGGGTCAACCGGCGGCGCAGCAGCACCGCAGCACCGGCGAGCACGGCCAGCAAGCCCACCATGGCGATATTGGCGGCGCCCACCAGCTCGGGTCCAGGACCGGTCGGCTCCCCCGCGTATCCCGCACGGGAGTTGGACAGCAGATCGCCCGCCGATTCGCGCAGCGTGCCGAGCGTGTCCAGGAACAGCGTCCGCCCCATGGTGAGGTCCCAGACCACCATGATCAGCACGGCGACGGTGAGCAACCCCCAGTTGCGGTAGCGGCGGGTGAGGCACAGCGCGGCCAGGGTCGCGCACAGCATCACCGGGGTGAGCTGGTGCGAGGCGTTGATCGCGGCCATCAGCGGGGCGGCGATCGCGACGGCGACCGCCCGCTGCCGGGTCCCGGTGGGTGGCGGCACCGCGGCGGCGGCCGGGTCGAGTCCGCCGCGCTCGCGCAGCCGACCGGCGGAGCCCGGCCTCACGAAGTGCCGCACGACGAGAGCCAGCACGGTCAGATACAACAGATACGCGAAACCCTGCGGGGAGAGGTAGTCCTGTCCCACCCAGTTGGCGAGCTGGAAGATCCACACCGCCGTCCACACCAACCGCCAGTCGTCGCTGAAGGTGCGGTAGACCAGCACGAGTACCGGCAGCATGAGCGCACCGAGTGCGACCGGCGCCCAGTTGGTGTACGCCGCGGCGGCGTCCACGCCGAAGGCACGCACCAGGGCCGCGTTGAGCGCGAAGAACCCGGGCCACTGGTCGTACGCGGACATCCCGCCCGAGAGCTCGGCGGTCGGATGGACCGCGCCTTCGGCCAGGATCCGGGTGATGACGGCGTCGTGTTTCGACGCCCAGGCGTAACGCACGGAGTCATAGAGCAGCGCAGGCGGCGCCTTCAGCGCGACGAGCATCGCGAGGCAGTATGCGGCCGGCCACCACGGGGCGGTCCCGGCGCGCCGCAGGGTGACCAGGAATCCTGCCGTGAGCACGGCGAGGGCGGCGTAGTACGCCGGGGGGAAGCGGTCCAGCAGCCCGAAGTCGCCGATGTCGCGGAAGTCCGTGCGGGGCACGGCGTACAGCCAGAGGCCTGCCGCGAGCAGGAGCGGCAGCCGGCTGAACAGCGTCTGGGGGCGGCCGGTCAGTCGGGCGAGGTGCCCTCGACGGCGTCGGGCGGGGGGCGGCGCCGACTCAGGGCCGCCCGTGACCGCCGTTGCGGGCACGCGTTGCTGCTGCACGGTGCGACTCCCCCCACGGATGTGGTCGCGGCTCGTCACGCCGCTGCCCCTTCAGCGAATTATAGGAACCTGGTGCGGATTTGAACCCCTCTCACCCGAAATGCAGACGAACGGGCAACCGGCACGCAATCACAGAGGTCACGTTTCGTTCGGCTCATCCCGCGAACTCCGGCCCTCTCACCGCTGCCCGAGCGCGCCGCCACAGCCGCCACCCCATAGTCGGCAGCGAGTCCGGATACGGTGCGACCCGCACTCCCGTGCCCGCCATCCATGTCCCGACGTCGGCCACACTGTGCCCGCGCCGCACGATCAGCCGGGCGATGCGGTAGGCCTCGTCCCGATCCGAGCTGAGCGCATGGCGTACGGCGACGGCCGACTCGTATCCGGCGGCACGCGCGGCACGGCGTACGGCACGGCTGTTGTAGCCGTGCGGATAGGCGAGGTGTCGCACCTCGTGGCCCAGGGTGTCCTCCAGCGCGGCTTTGGAGTGCCGTAGTTCGTGCCGCAGGCGCCGGGGTCCGAGGGTGTCGAGCTGGGGGTGGGTGACCGTGTGCGCGCCGACCTCCAGGCCGTACCGCTCCAGCAGCGGTGCCTGGGCCAGCGTCATCATCGGCGCGGGTGGCAGCAGGCTGCGCAGTCCCGGGGTGATGGCACCGGTGGTGAGGTAGGCGGTGGCGGGCAGCCCGCGGGACGCGAGCGCCTCAGCCGTGGGCCCCGGCAGATCGGCGAAGCCGTCGTCGAAGGTGAGCAGCACGGGCCGGGGCGGGAGTTCGCCACGGCCGAGTAGGTGGTCGGTGAGAGCGCTGATGGTCACCGGGGTACGCCCACTGGCCCGGACGGCGTCGAGCTGGGCGGAGAAGCCCCTCGGCGTGACGCTGAACTCGGCGATCCAGCCGGGCGGGTCGTCCATCACGGCGTGGTAGAGCAGCACGGGTATGCGGACGGGCACGGGTGTACGGGCGGACACCCGGGCACTCCGGTCGCTACCGCTGCTACCGCTGCTGCCGCTTGCACTGCCGCCGCCGCTCATCGCGCCGCCTCCCCAGGCCGCACCGCGGGCTTCTCGCCGGTCTTCTCCCCCGGCTTCCAGGGCAGCGGCATCCCCCGCACCCTTCGCCGGGCCTTGAGGTACCCGACGGGCCCGTACCACATCCCCCGGCGCTCCAGTCGGGACAGCTCCCGTGGCCAGGCGTACCGCTGGACGCCGTGCTCTCCCGGCACCCCGTCCTGTCCCTCTCCCCGCTCGGCGGTCATCGCGCGGGCGTGGGCGAGACCGCGCGGCAGCCGGGCCAGCAGCGCCGGCACGAGCGCGGGGCGGCGGGCGACGAGGGCGGTGAGATAGGCCGTGAGCCCGGCGCCGTAGCCGTACGCCTGGTCGCGCAGGTCCTGCGGAGTCTCACGGTGGTGGTGCCAGACCAGCGCGTCCGGGGTGTAGTGCAGCCGGTGCCCGGCGGCGAGTATCCGCACGAAGGCATAGAGGTCGTCCCCGCCGCGTGCGGCGGTTCCGGTGCCGGTGGCCGGGTCGAAGCCGCCGACGGCGCGCAGCGCACGGGTCCTGAAGGCCATGTTGGCGCCCGATCCGAAGCGCCCGGCCGTGAACGGGAAGAGCGGCTCGGCGGCGGCGGGCGGACGGGCCGGATCCCAGGTGCGGGCGGTGAAGCCCTTGGCGAAGCCGCCGTGGCTTTCGAGCAGGATCTGCGCGGGTGTGCCGAGCCGCGCGGGCAGGATCAGCCCCGTCACACAGCCGATGCGCGGATCGCGCGCGAACGGTGCGCTGAGCGCGCTGAGCCAGTGCGGGTCGGCGATCACGTCGTCGTCCGTGAACGCGAGCACCGGTCCGTGCGCTGTGGCGATGCCCCTGTTGTGCGCGGCGGCCAGACCCGGGACGGGCTCGTACGCGTAACGGACCCGGTCGACGTACTTGTAGGTGATGAGCTCGCGGGTGGTGTCGGTGACGGGCGCGTTGTCGACGACGACGATCTCGAAGTCGGGGTGGTCCTGGGCGAGCAGCGAGTCGAGGGCCGCGGTGAGCCGGTCGGGGCGCTCGCGGGTGGCGACGACCACGGTGGCCGGCGGCAGTCCGCTGCTCACCGGCCGTGCGGACGCCGCCGCGCCCAGCCGCTGCCGGGCCCGCTCGACGACTGCCACGGCCTGTTCGGCGAGTACGGTGGCCGGGTCGGCACCGTCGGGCACGGTCCCGGTGAAGCCTGCGGCGGGCCGTCCATGCAGCCGTACGAGCACGAACACCTCGCCGGGCACGATGGGCGGCGCCCCCGGGGCCGGTCGCAGCTCGGGTTCGGCGCCGTCGAGATCGAGGTCGAGTTCGGCGACCTGGTACATGTGCTTCCCCCTCCGTGCTCACTGGCCCCGCAGCCGTCCGAGCAGCCTGAGCGTCCGCTGGGCGTGCCGGGCGAGCCGTGGCCGGTTGCGTACGTAGCTGTGGGCGCGGCGCGCGGGCTCCCGGCTCAGCCGGTGCAACGCCGCCCGAGCCCCCGGGCGGGTCGCCGAGCCCTCGTGGACGCGTAGTTCACCGGTCTTGAGCGAGTCCTTGTACTCGGCCGCGCCCCGGCCCAGATCGAGCAGCCCGATGCCGTCAGCCGCCGCCGCCTCCGCCATCCTGAGGTGCAGGACAAGACCTGGCGAGTACTTGGCGAATTCGGTGTCATAGGCGGGAAACCAGCAGGACAGCACGGTGCGCGAGCGCAACCCGAAATGCGCGGCGATCGGCCGGTCCGCCGTGTACAGCACGGACAGCACGCCGGAGCAGCCGGGTGCGCGGGTTCCGTGCAGCCTCCGCACGAGGGTGCTGATCCAGTCCTGGGCGAAGCGGTCGCGGCGGCCTGTCCTTCGGTACTGAGCCGACTTCCACTCCATGAGGGTGCGCAGTGCGGCGGGATCCCGCTCGTCGAAGACGAACCGCACCGCGCCGCGGTCCGTCTCCGTCTGCCGGGCGAGCCTTCGCTCCTTCGCGGCCGTGGTCCGGTGGAACTTGGGGGCGTGGCGCCGCAGATGCTCCTCGTAGGCGGCGTACCCCGCGCCGATGTCGATCACCGGAGAGGCGAACTCCTCGGCGCCGCCCGTAAGGAACAGCGCCTGCCCGGACTCCAGGTTGTCGTACTCCCAGGTGGCCAGGGAGCAGCCGCGCAGCAGTTCCCGCGCCGACATCCGCAGTCCGGGCCGCAGCACGGCTCCCTGGCAGTCGGACACCCCGAGGCCGACGGCCCGGCCCTGTCCCAAGGGGCCTTTCTCGTAGGGGAAGAACCCGGCCTGGTCCCCGGCGTCCTCGATCACCGCGACCCGCGCACCGGGCCGCACTGCCGCGACGGCAAGGGTGAACTCGGGCTCCATGAACGGGTTGGCGGGAGCATCGGACTTGGCCCGCAGCTCGCGCCAGGACTCGCACTCGGATTCGGTCAGTTCCCCCGGCTTGACGACATGTATGCGCAGACCGCTCAACTCGACCCCCCGGCTCACCCGGAACTCTCCCGGATCTCCCCCTGAGCTTCCCCGGACAGGACGGTACCGGCCGAAAACGTCCCGGGACAGGGTGAGACGGTCAACCCGTGACCAGAGGTACGAATGAGCCGTTCAGCGACTCGCGTGGAGCAGCGGGGAGTGGGTCCTTCCCGGTCCAGGGCCCGGCATACGCACGCACGTTCGATAATCGCCTGGCCGAGTGTCGCACAGGGCAGGAGCGCACGGGACCACGAGCACGCTGGACGTACTTCGGGCGGGTGAAGGCGCCGCACATTCATGGCAAGCGCCGCACACGGCATCTAGCTTTGCCGTATGACCACACGCGTTCCCATCCGGCAGCTGCAGCAGCATGCCAGTGAGCTGATCGACAGAGTGGCGGCGGGCGAGCGGGTCGAGATCACTCGCAATGGCCGTCTCATCGCCGTGCTCGGCCCGCCCGACCCGGAGCAGCGGGTCTTGGAGGACCTGGTCCGCACGGGCACGGTGGATCCTGACAACGCAGCGTCGGCGCGGGGCCTCGCCGACTGGGAGCCGCTGACCGCGCGGTCCGCCGAACCGTCGAAGCTCTCCGAGGTGCTGCTGCGCATGCGCGAGGAAGAAGACCGTTGATCTACCTGGACTCATGCGCGCTGCTGAAGCTCGTCATCCCCGAGCCCGAGACCGCTTCACTGCGCACGTTCCTGAGCGCACGCGCAGCCGAAGGGCACGTCACATCCGCGCTGTCTCAAACCGAGGTGGCTCGCGCGCTGGTACGAGCCGGCGCCGATCCCGAAGTCGGGGATGCCGCCGAAGAGCTTCTCGACCGGATGCTGCGGATCAGAATCACCGACCCTGTTCTCAGGGCCGCCGGAATGTTCCCCATTCGCCACCTGCGCACGCTCGACGCCGTCCACCTCGCGAGTGCGGAGTACCTCGAACAGGCACTCACCGCTTTCGTCACCTATGACAAGCGGTTGGCATCGGCGGCGATGGAGCGGGGCCTGCCGGTCGAATCCCCCGGCGCCTGACCGTCGGGTCCCGGCGGAGCGCCGAGCCCGGACGGGCGTGGCGCGGTGGGCGCTCGGACGCCGTCAGGCCACCCGGGCGCCTCGCCGCCAGACCTCACCGACCAGGGGCACCCCCGGTCGGTACGCCAGGTGGACGTGCGACGGAGCGTCCAGCAGTGCGAGGTCCGCGCGGGCGCCCGGGACGAGACGACCGATGTCGGTGCGGCGCAGGGCCGCTGCACCGCCTGCCGTGGCGGACCACAGGGCCTCGTCGGGGGTCATGCCCATGTCGCGTACGGCCAGGGCGATACAGAACGGCACGGACGAGGTGAACGAAGAGCCCGGGTTGCAGTCCGTGGACAGCGCCACCGTCACCCCGGCGTCGATCAGCCTGCGGGCGTTCGGCCACTCGGCACGCGTGGAGAACTCAGCACCGGGGAGCAGCGTCGCCACGGTGTCGCCGTTCGCGAGCGCGTCCACGTCCTCGTCCGTGAGGTGGGTGCAGTGGTCGGCCGACGCCGCGCCGAGCTCGACCGCGAGCCGCACGCCCGGGCCGTACGTCAGCTGGTTGGCGTGCACACGCGGGACGAGGCCCTTGGCCATGCTCGCCGTCAGCACGGCACGCGCCTGGTCACCGTCGAAGGCGCCCTTCTCGCAGAACACATCCACCCAGCGGGCGTGCGGAGCGCAGGCGTCCAGCATCTCGCCGGTGACGAGGGCGACATACGCGGCGGGGTCGTCGGCATAGTCCGGGGACACCACATGGGCGCCGAGGTAGGTGACCTCGTCGGTGTGCCGGGCGGCGATCCGGAGGGCCCGCTCCTCGTCGTGGGTGGTCAGTCCGTACCCGGACTTCGTCTCGAAGGTCGTGGTCCCCTGCCGCAGCGCCTCGCCCAGATAGCGGGTGAGGTTGGCCTCCAGCTCCGCGTCGCTCGCGGAGCGGGTGGCGGCGACGGTGGTGCGGATCCCGCCCGCCGAGTAGGCCCGACCGGACATCCGGGCGTTGAACTCCTGGGTGCGGTCACCGGCGAACACCAGGTGCGAGTGCGAGTCGACGAACCCGGGGATCACCGCCCGGCCGCCCGCGTCACACGCCGCGTCGGCGGCGGGCGCGTCGGCGCCGGGTCCGGTCCAGGCGACGGTGTCACCGTCGATGACCAGCGCGGCGTTCTCGATCAGCCCGAGGGGGCCGTCGCCGGCGGCGGGATCGTTGGTGACGAGGGCGCCGATGTTGGTGATGACGGTGCTGGTCATGCTTCCCATGCTTCCACAGGGCCCCGAGCCCCCGACGCGGGGAGTGGATAGGGTCGGGGCGCATGACGGGGGTGCCTGTCCGCTTCGGTGGTCACGGCGGGCGCGGCCCAGGCCCACGGCGACGCGCCACTCGCGGAAGGCCTCACCAACCTCAGCGAACTGCTGGGCGCACCGGTGGAGACCCCGTGGACCAAGCGCTACGCCTTCGGCCTGATGCCCATAGGCGACGCGTTCCTCGCGTGGTCGAAGACCGCACGTCCATGGGTGTCCGACACCCCCGCGGCACCATCCGCACCGAGCCCCACCTGGTGGTGGCGGCTCCCGCTGCTGGTGCTGCTGCTCGCGGCGGGCGCAGCGCCATGGATACCGGCGCTGGTGCGTCGCCACCGGGGGCGGCGGAGTCAGACCGAGGTCTCGCCCGCGAACGAGACGAAGCCGGACCAGGCGGCCGAGCCGAAGTCGAGCTGAGGCCCGCCGGGGTTCTTGGAATCACGGACATGGACGCAGGGGCAGGCGGCGGTGGCGGCGACCTCGACACACTCGTTGCTGTCGCTGCTGTCGCTGTAGCTGCTCTTGAACCAGGCGACCTCGACGCAGTCGTCGCCTTCGCTGCTGTCGCTGTAACTGCTCTTGAACCACTGGAGCCGAGGGCCGTCCCCGATGGAGGGCTTGAGGGTCATGTCTCTCCCAGCACTT
This DNA window, taken from Streptomyces sp. SCSIO 30461, encodes the following:
- a CDS encoding glycosyltransferase — encoded protein: MYQVAELDLDLDGAEPELRPAPGAPPIVPGEVFVLVRLHGRPAAGFTGTVPDGADPATVLAEQAVAVVERARQRLGAAASARPVSSGLPPATVVVATRERPDRLTAALDSLLAQDHPDFEIVVVDNAPVTDTTRELITYKYVDRVRYAYEPVPGLAAAHNRGIATAHGPVLAFTDDDVIADPHWLSALSAPFARDPRIGCVTGLILPARLGTPAQILLESHGGFAKGFTARTWDPARPPAAAEPLFPFTAGRFGSGANMAFRTRALRAVGGFDPATGTGTAARGGDDLYAFVRILAAGHRLHYTPDALVWHHHRETPQDLRDQAYGYGAGLTAYLTALVARRPALVPALLARLPRGLAHARAMTAERGEGQDGVPGEHGVQRYAWPRELSRLERRGMWYGPVGYLKARRRVRGMPLPWKPGEKTGEKPAVRPGEAAR
- a CDS encoding glycosyl hydrolase, encoding MTGTHPAHPRGTRATRTTRSAYAVVLATIGALLAGLGVWIAHGDGREDDPGSPGGHALPGNAASGAFPDGSCAPTEKLEPRCGAWWGAYIPYAPSGSLTEAVYAFEAKIGRRLDLVYNYHDMSRTPLDGRLLTADEQELGRDRLLMLAWESTVWTEPHHANWTETQLGWKNIASGAYDRDIIDPQARRLKAYGKRLFFSFDQEADFRIKEGAGSPEEFVAAYRHIHDRFRRLGVDNVVWVWTVSGYLGNAELMKRLYPGDDYVDWIGMDQYNYYLCHRSPNWLDFERSQRPSYDWLRAHISDRKPLMLAEFATAPDPVLPQRQRDWYARIPQVAPSLPRVRALVHWNRAVPGAGCDLTVDSGPGLDGYRIAGRDPYFRQPVPTR
- a CDS encoding GNAT family N-acetyltransferase — its product is MRIHVVKPGELTESECESWRELRAKSDAPANPFMEPEFTLAVAAVRPGARVAVIEDAGDQAGFFPYEKGPLGQGRAVGLGVSDCQGAVLRPGLRMSARELLRGCSLATWEYDNLESGQALFLTGGAEEFASPVIDIGAGYAAYEEHLRRHAPKFHRTTAAKERRLARQTETDRGAVRFVFDERDPAALRTLMEWKSAQYRRTGRRDRFAQDWISTLVRRLHGTRAPGCSGVLSVLYTADRPIAAHFGLRSRTVLSCWFPAYDTEFAKYSPGLVLHLRMAEAAAADGIGLLDLGRGAAEYKDSLKTGELRVHEGSATRPGARAALHRLSREPARRAHSYVRNRPRLARHAQRTLRLLGRLRGQ
- the hutI gene encoding imidazolonepropionase, which encodes MTSTVITNIGALVTNDPAAGDGPLGLIENAALVIDGDTVAWTGPGADAPAADAACDAGGRAVIPGFVDSHSHLVFAGDRTQEFNARMSGRAYSAGGIRTTVAATRSASDAELEANLTRYLGEALRQGTTTFETKSGYGLTTHDEERALRIAARHTDEVTYLGAHVVSPDYADDPAAYVALVTGEMLDACAPHARWVDVFCEKGAFDGDQARAVLTASMAKGLVPRVHANQLTYGPGVRLAVELGAASADHCTHLTDEDVDALANGDTVATLLPGAEFSTRAEWPNARRLIDAGVTVALSTDCNPGSSFTSSVPFCIALAVRDMGMTPDEALWSATAGGAAALRRTDIGRLVPGARADLALLDAPSHVHLAYRPGVPLVGEVWRRGARVA
- a CDS encoding DUF397 domain-containing protein, encoding MTLKPSIGDGPRLQWFKSSYSDSSEGDDCVEVAWFKSSYSDSSDSNECVEVAATAACPCVHVRDSKNPGGPQLDFGSAAWSGFVSFAGETSV
- a CDS encoding type II toxin-antitoxin system prevent-host-death family antitoxin, giving the protein MTTRVPIRQLQQHASELIDRVAAGERVEITRNGRLIAVLGPPDPEQRVLEDLVRTGTVDPDNAASARGLADWEPLTARSAEPSKLSEVLLRMREEEDR
- a CDS encoding polysaccharide deacetylase family protein, producing the protein MLLYHAVMDDPPGWIAEFSVTPRGFSAQLDAVRASGRTPVTISALTDHLLGRGELPPRPVLLTFDDGFADLPGPTAEALASRGLPATAYLTTGAITPGLRSLLPPAPMMTLAQAPLLERYGLEVGAHTVTHPQLDTLGPRRLRHELRHSKAALEDTLGHEVRHLAYPHGYNSRAVRRAARAAGYESAVAVRHALSSDRDEAYRIARLIVRRGHSVADVGTWMAGTGVRVAPYPDSLPTMGWRLWRRARAAVRGPEFAG
- a CDS encoding type II toxin-antitoxin system VapC family toxin; its protein translation is MIYLDSCALLKLVIPEPETASLRTFLSARAAEGHVTSALSQTEVARALVRAGADPEVGDAAEELLDRMLRIRITDPVLRAAGMFPIRHLRTLDAVHLASAEYLEQALTAFVTYDKRLASAAMERGLPVESPGA